The Glycine soja cultivar W05 chromosome 3, ASM419377v2, whole genome shotgun sequence genome window below encodes:
- the LOC114407214 gene encoding heterogeneous nuclear ribonucleoprotein Q isoform X1 codes for MQKMPGTKQRDTSQNPDSPEGNSEPEKPTDSDERVDFDGDNDQEETMEEEVEYEEVEEEEEEEEEEEEEEEEEEEEEETKLSDKTRVADTKDEVEKKKHAELLALPPHGSEVYIGGIPQNVSEEDLRVFCQSVGEVSEVRIMKGKESGEAKGYAFVTFMTKELASKAIEELNNSEFKGKRIKCSTSQVKHKLFIGNVPKYWTEGDMKKVVAEIGPGVICVELLKDPQNSSRNRGYAFIEYYNHACAEYSRQKMSNSNFKLGSNAPTVSWADPRNSESSAISLVKSVYVKNLPENITQDRLKELFEHHGKITKVVLPSAKSGQEKSRFGFVHFAERSSAMKALKNTEKYEIDGQLLECSLAKPQANSQKPALLPTYPPHLGYGMVGGAIGAGYGAAGFAQPLMYGPGPTPGGMAMMPMMLSDGRIAYIVQQPGFQQPAPVSRHGRSGGSSSSGGKCSNDDNRNRGHGRYHPY; via the exons ATGCAAAAAATGCCAGGGACAAAGCAGAGAGATACATCCCAAAATCCAGACTCACCAGAGGGGAACAGTGAGCCTGAGAAACCTACAGATTCTGATGAGCGAGTAGACTTTGATGGGGACaatgatcaagaggagacaatGGAGGAAGAAGTTGAGTATGAAGAAGTagaggaggaagaagaggaagaggaagaagaggaggaggaggaggaggaagaagaagaagaagaagagactaAGCTCTCAGATAAGACAAGAGTGGCAGACACTAAGGATGAAGTTGAGAAAAAGAAGCATGCTGAGCTTCTTGCACTTCCACCTCATGGGTCTGAGGTTTACATTGGGGGCATTCCTCAAAATGTTTCTGAAGAAGATTTGAGGGTCTTCTGTCAATCTGTGGGAGAAGTTTCAGAG GTTAGGATAATGAAGGGAAAAGAATCCGGTGAAGCAAAAGGTTATGCTTTTGTGACCTTCATGACAAAGGAATTGGCATCTAAGGCTATTGAGGAGCTGAACAACTCTGAATTTAAG GGAAAAAGAATAAAGTGCTCCACATCTCAAGTTAAGCACAAGTTGTTCATTGGTAATGTTCCTAAATATTGGACTGAAGGAGATATGAAAAAAGTTGTTGCTGAAATTGGCCCTGGAGTAATTTGTGTGGAACTGTTGAAG GACCCACAGAATTCTAGCCGTAACCGGGGATATGCTTTTATTGAGTATTACAATCATGCTTGTGCAGAGTATTCAAGGCAGAAGATGTCAAACTCAAACTTTAAACTTGGCAGCAATGCTCCAACGGTGAGCTGGGCTGATCCAAGGAATTCTGAATCATCTGCAATCTCTCTG GTAAAATCAGTGTATGTAAAGAACCTTCCAGAAAACATTACTCAGGATCGTCTCAAGGAGCTGTTTGAACATCATGGAAAGATCACAAAAGTGGTTCTCCCTTCTGCTAAATCGGGTCAAGAAAAGAGCAGATTTGGTTTTGTTCACTTTGCTGAAAGGTCAAGTGCCATGAAGGCTTTGAAGAACACAGAGAAATATGAAATTGATG GACAATTGCTGGAGTGTTCGCTAGCAAAGCCACAAGCAAATTCACAAAAACCAGCTTTACTTCCCACTTATCCACCTCATCTTGGTTATGGTATGGTTGGTGGTGCTATAGGTGCAGGATATGGTGCTGCTGGCTTTGCACAA CCACTGATGTATGGTCCCGGACCAACCCCTGGTGGCATGGCAATGATGCCAATGATGTTATCAGATGGAAGGATTGCATACATAGT GCAACAGCCAGGGTTTCAACAGCCTGCCCCAGTATCCCGACATGGGAGGAGTGGTGGCAGTAGCTCCAGTGGTGGGAAATGCAGTAATGATGATAATCGCAATCGTGGGCATGGCCGCTATCATCCCTACTAA
- the LOC114407214 gene encoding heterogeneous nuclear ribonucleoprotein Q isoform X2, with product MQKMPGTKQRDTSQNPDSPEGNSEPEKPTDSDERVDFDGDNDQEETMEEEVEYEEVEEEEEEEEEEEEEEEEEEEEEETKLSDKTRVADTKDEVEKKKHAELLALPPHGSEVYIGGIPQNVSEEDLRVFCQSVGEVSEVRIMKGKESGEAKGYAFVTFMTKELASKAIEELNNSEFKGKRIKCSTSQVKHKLFIGNVPKYWTEGDMKKVVAEIGPGVICVELLKDPQNSSRNRGYAFIEYYNHACAEYSRQKMSNSNFKLGSNAPTVKSVYVKNLPENITQDRLKELFEHHGKITKVVLPSAKSGQEKSRFGFVHFAERSSAMKALKNTEKYEIDGQLLECSLAKPQANSQKPALLPTYPPHLGYGMVGGAIGAGYGAAGFAQPLMYGPGPTPGGMAMMPMMLSDGRIAYIVQQPGFQQPAPVSRHGRSGGSSSSGGKCSNDDNRNRGHGRYHPY from the exons ATGCAAAAAATGCCAGGGACAAAGCAGAGAGATACATCCCAAAATCCAGACTCACCAGAGGGGAACAGTGAGCCTGAGAAACCTACAGATTCTGATGAGCGAGTAGACTTTGATGGGGACaatgatcaagaggagacaatGGAGGAAGAAGTTGAGTATGAAGAAGTagaggaggaagaagaggaagaggaagaagaggaggaggaggaggaggaagaagaagaagaagaagagactaAGCTCTCAGATAAGACAAGAGTGGCAGACACTAAGGATGAAGTTGAGAAAAAGAAGCATGCTGAGCTTCTTGCACTTCCACCTCATGGGTCTGAGGTTTACATTGGGGGCATTCCTCAAAATGTTTCTGAAGAAGATTTGAGGGTCTTCTGTCAATCTGTGGGAGAAGTTTCAGAG GTTAGGATAATGAAGGGAAAAGAATCCGGTGAAGCAAAAGGTTATGCTTTTGTGACCTTCATGACAAAGGAATTGGCATCTAAGGCTATTGAGGAGCTGAACAACTCTGAATTTAAG GGAAAAAGAATAAAGTGCTCCACATCTCAAGTTAAGCACAAGTTGTTCATTGGTAATGTTCCTAAATATTGGACTGAAGGAGATATGAAAAAAGTTGTTGCTGAAATTGGCCCTGGAGTAATTTGTGTGGAACTGTTGAAG GACCCACAGAATTCTAGCCGTAACCGGGGATATGCTTTTATTGAGTATTACAATCATGCTTGTGCAGAGTATTCAAGGCAGAAGATGTCAAACTCAAACTTTAAACTTGGCAGCAATGCTCCAACG GTAAAATCAGTGTATGTAAAGAACCTTCCAGAAAACATTACTCAGGATCGTCTCAAGGAGCTGTTTGAACATCATGGAAAGATCACAAAAGTGGTTCTCCCTTCTGCTAAATCGGGTCAAGAAAAGAGCAGATTTGGTTTTGTTCACTTTGCTGAAAGGTCAAGTGCCATGAAGGCTTTGAAGAACACAGAGAAATATGAAATTGATG GACAATTGCTGGAGTGTTCGCTAGCAAAGCCACAAGCAAATTCACAAAAACCAGCTTTACTTCCCACTTATCCACCTCATCTTGGTTATGGTATGGTTGGTGGTGCTATAGGTGCAGGATATGGTGCTGCTGGCTTTGCACAA CCACTGATGTATGGTCCCGGACCAACCCCTGGTGGCATGGCAATGATGCCAATGATGTTATCAGATGGAAGGATTGCATACATAGT GCAACAGCCAGGGTTTCAACAGCCTGCCCCAGTATCCCGACATGGGAGGAGTGGTGGCAGTAGCTCCAGTGGTGGGAAATGCAGTAATGATGATAATCGCAATCGTGGGCATGGCCGCTATCATCCCTACTAA
- the LOC114407215 gene encoding replication protein A 14 kDa subunit B — protein sequence MDISNPAALVNAELLHFYVGRRVRIVVQVVRSDGGVVIGKSTDEKQLVVKGSPPPAAPLTTFVEVYGLVNSDKSIGAEIWTNFGDAIDMDSYNKLCQLANGEFKHLFL from the exons ATGGATATATCAAATCCTGCAGCCTTAGTCAATGCGGAACTGTTGCACTTCTATGTTGGAAGAAGGGTAAGGATCGTGGTGCAGGTTGTGCGATCTGATGGTGGAGTTGTCATTGGAAAATCAACAGATGAGAAACAACTAGTTGTAAAAGGATCACCCCCACCTGCTGCTCCTCTTACAACTTTTGTTGAAGTTTATGGTCTTGTTAACAGTGATAAGTCAATTGGTGCTGAGATATGGACCAATTTTGGTGATGCCATCG ATATGGATAGCTACAATAAGCTTTGTCAGCTCGCAAATGGAGAATTTAAACACTTGTTCCTGTGA
- the LOC114407216 gene encoding signal recognition particle 54 kDa protein, chloroplastic-like, whose product MEAVTGSHHFSTLSLSFSHNKTLRSSSAKSIRLSSPSTNASLSSRNWFAKEVWGWVNSNSKGVAVRRYTRGVVVRAEMFGQLTSGLETAWNKLKGEEVLSKENIVEPMRDIRRALLEADVSLPVVRRFVQSVSDQAVGVGVIRGVRPDQQLVKIVHEELVQLMGGEVSELVFAKSGPTVILLAGLQGVGKTTVCAKLANYLKKQGKSCMLVAGDVYRPAAIDQLAILGKQVDVPVYTAGTDVKPSEIAKQGLEEAKKKKIDVVIVDTAGRLQIDKTMMDELKEVKKALNPTEVLLVVDAMTGQEAAALVTTFNLEIGITGAILTKLDGDSRGGAALSVKEVSGKPIKLVGRGERMEDLEPFYPDRMAGRILGMGDVLSFVEKAQQVMRQEDAEELQKKIMSAKFDFNDFLKQTRTVAKMGSVSRVIGMIPGMGKVTPAQIRDAEKNLLNMEAMIEAMTPEEREKPELLAESPVRRKRVAQDSGKTEQQVSQLVAQLFQMRVRMKNLMGVMESGSLPTLSNLEEALKAEEKAPPGTARRRKRSESRSVFGDSTPARPSPRGFGSKN is encoded by the exons ATGGAAGCCGTAACAGGCTCCCACCATTTTTCCActctctccctttctttctCTCACAACAAAACCTTGCGCTCTTCTTCTGCCAAATCAATCAGGCTTTCCTCTCCTTCGACCAACGCTTCCTTATCTTCCAGAAACTGGTTCGCG AAAGAGGTATGGGGTTGGGTGAACTCCAACTCCAAAGGCGTCGCCGTGAGAAGGTACACACGCGGAGTGGTGGTCAGGGCTGAAATGTTCGGCCAGTTAACAAGTGGCCTTGAGACTGCATGGAACAAACTCAAAGGAGAAG AGGTTTTGTCTAAGGAGAACATTGTGGAACCTATGCGGGATATCAGGAGAGCTCTCTTAGAAGCTGAT GTTAGTCTTCCTGTTGTCAGAAGGTTTGTGCAGTCTGTCAGTGACCAGGCTGTGGGTGTTGGTGTCATTCGTGGAGTGAGACCAGATCAGCAATTGGTTAAG ATTGTACATGAGGAACTTGTACAATTGATGGGTGGAGAGGTTTCTGAACTGGTTTTTGCCAAATCTGGGCCCACTGTCATTTTATTGGCTGGACTTCAGGGAGTTGGGAAGACAACTGTTTGCGCAAAGTTGGCAAATTATCTCAAGAAACAG GGAAAAAGTTGCATGCTAGTTGCTGGGGATGTTTACAGACCTGCTGCTATTGACCAGCTTGCTATTTTGGGAAAACAG GTGGATGTGCCTGTCTATACAGCAGGTACTGATGTTAAACCTTCAGAAATTGCCAAACAAGGTTTAGAAGaggcaaaaaagaagaaaattgatgttgttattgttgatacTGCTGGTAGGCTGCAG ATTGACAAGACAATGATGGATGAGTTAAAAGAAGTGAAAAAGGCATTGAATCCAACAGAAGTGTTGCTAGTTGTGGATGCAATGACAGGGCAAGAAGCCGCAG CGTTGGTGACTACTTTCAATCTTGAGATTGGAATAACAGGTGCCATCTTGACAAAGCTTGATGGCGATTCAAGAGGTGGAGCAGCTTTGAGTGTCAAAGAG GTATCCGGAAAGCCAATTAAACTTGTAGGACGGGGGGAACGCATGGAGGATCTTGAACCTTTCTACCCTGATCGGATGGCAGGACGCATACTAGGAATGGGAGATGTTCTTTCTTTTGTAGAGAAGGCACAACAAGTT ATGCGTCAAGAAGATGCTGAAGAATTGCAAAAGAAGATTATGAGTGCAAAGTTTGACTTCAATGATTTTCTAAAGCAAACCCGtactgttgcaaaaatgggttctgTCTCTCGTGTCATTGGAATGATTCCTGGTATGGGGAAG GTTACTCCTGCTCAAATTCGAGATGCAGAGAAGAATTTGCTGAACATGGAAGCAATGATAGAAGCGATGACCCCTG AGGAGAGGGAAAAGCCAGAACTGTTGGCAGAATCCCCTGTCAGGAGGAAAAGGGTTGCTCAGGATTCAGGGAAAACAGAGCAGCAG GTAAGCCAACTTGTAGCTCAACTTTTCCAAATGCGTGTTCGTATGAAGAACCTGATGGGTGTAATGGAAAGTGGATCACTTCCAACACTTAGTAATCTTGAGGAAGCGCTTAAAGCAGAGGAAAAG GCTCCTCCTGGCACTGCTAGGAGGAGGAAGAGATCGGAATCAAGGAGTGTATTTGGGGACTCAACACCAGCAAGGCCAAGTCCTCGTGGTTTTGGGAGCAAAAATTGA